The Shinella zoogloeoides genome includes a region encoding these proteins:
- a CDS encoding branched-chain amino acid aminotransferase, giving the protein MSQAPSVRTWYENQWHAGDVRILGAGSHATWLGSLVFDGARRFEGVIPDLDLHAERVNASARALGLRPTLTAAQIMERVQEGLAHFPPDAAVYIRPMYWAEESDASVVAPDPASTAFALCLEERPMAVPGGFTITTTRFRRPTLETMPVNAKAACLYPNNARMLAEARARGFGNALVCDTLGNVAELATSNVFMAKDGEVFTPVPNGTFLDGITRQRVIGLLRADGVAVHEKTLTVEDFRAADEIFSTGNISKVMPVLGFDDRTFDYGPLARRARQLYWDWAHS; this is encoded by the coding sequence ATGTCGCAAGCGCCTTCCGTCCGGACGTGGTACGAGAACCAATGGCACGCGGGCGATGTGCGTATTCTCGGCGCCGGCTCGCATGCGACATGGCTCGGCTCGCTGGTGTTCGACGGCGCGCGCCGCTTCGAGGGTGTGATCCCCGATCTCGACCTCCATGCGGAGCGGGTCAACGCATCCGCCCGCGCGCTCGGCCTCCGGCCGACGCTCACCGCCGCGCAGATCATGGAGCGCGTGCAGGAGGGGCTGGCGCATTTCCCGCCCGACGCCGCCGTCTATATCCGCCCCATGTACTGGGCGGAGGAGAGCGATGCGAGCGTCGTCGCGCCCGATCCCGCATCGACGGCCTTCGCCCTTTGCCTGGAGGAGCGGCCGATGGCCGTGCCCGGCGGCTTCACCATCACGACGACCCGTTTTCGCCGTCCGACGCTGGAGACCATGCCGGTCAACGCCAAGGCCGCCTGCCTCTATCCCAACAATGCCCGCATGCTGGCCGAGGCGCGCGCCAGGGGCTTCGGCAATGCGCTGGTCTGCGACACGCTCGGCAATGTGGCGGAGCTGGCGACCTCGAACGTATTCATGGCCAAGGACGGCGAGGTGTTCACGCCGGTGCCGAACGGCACGTTCCTCGACGGCATCACCCGCCAGCGGGTGATCGGCCTGCTGCGCGCGGACGGCGTTGCGGTGCACGAGAAGACGCTGACGGTCGAGGATTTCCGGGCGGCCGACGAGATCTTCAGCACCGGCAATATCTCTAAGGTCATGCCGGTCCTTGGCTTCGACGACCGCACCTTCGATTATGGCCCGCTCGCCCGCCGGGCGCGGCAGCTTTACTGGGATTGGGCGCATAGCTGA
- a CDS encoding sugar ABC transporter substrate-binding protein — MSNLRKTLRRVVLAGACLAGAAIGAQAQETNPGPEAYRSALEGKRVVMVPMTMGFDLAQGWNHFIGEEVKQFGGIWETRDPNWSVDAGAQAITDLISSAEKPDVLIVQTPDLNSYSRLFKRAQEAGIFVVQLDNPSNYASDVFAGSDWKRLGELETQAVIDHCGESSSKKIAVIQGDQVNSSSLDQWAGVQAVLERNPGWTVAGTADSNWDATTARNAAATILQQHPDVCGIVDFWDATAQGTASAIRDAGLKDKIFLATTGSGEAIDCKLIEDGTFGAIVTSELPRQSQDVVAAIKILLQSGIKPGDSKNYLYTHEIARSKKDLTPDTCWSQAAIEAAAKK; from the coding sequence ATGAGCAATCTGAGAAAGACACTCCGGCGCGTCGTCCTGGCGGGGGCCTGCCTTGCGGGCGCCGCCATCGGCGCACAGGCGCAGGAAACCAATCCCGGCCCCGAAGCCTATCGCTCGGCGCTGGAAGGCAAGCGCGTGGTGATGGTGCCCATGACCATGGGCTTCGACCTCGCGCAGGGCTGGAACCACTTCATCGGCGAGGAAGTCAAGCAGTTCGGCGGCATCTGGGAAACGCGCGACCCCAACTGGAGCGTCGATGCCGGCGCGCAGGCGATCACCGACCTGATCTCCTCGGCCGAAAAGCCCGACGTGCTGATCGTCCAGACGCCGGACCTCAACTCCTATTCGCGCCTCTTCAAGCGCGCGCAGGAAGCCGGCATCTTCGTCGTGCAGCTCGACAACCCGTCGAACTACGCCTCCGACGTCTTCGCCGGCTCGGACTGGAAGCGCCTCGGCGAACTGGAGACGCAGGCCGTCATCGACCATTGCGGTGAAAGCTCCTCCAAGAAGATCGCCGTCATCCAGGGCGACCAGGTGAATTCGTCGAGCCTAGACCAGTGGGCCGGCGTACAGGCCGTGCTGGAGCGCAATCCGGGCTGGACGGTCGCGGGCACCGCGGATTCCAACTGGGATGCGACGACGGCGCGCAACGCCGCCGCCACCATCCTGCAGCAGCACCCGGACGTCTGCGGCATCGTCGATTTCTGGGATGCGACGGCGCAGGGCACCGCCTCGGCGATCCGCGATGCCGGCCTCAAGGACAAGATCTTCCTCGCCACGACGGGCTCGGGCGAAGCGATCGATTGCAAGCTCATCGAGGACGGCACCTTCGGCGCCATCGTGACGAGCGAGCTGCCGCGCCAGTCGCAGGACGTCGTGGCCGCCATCAAGATCCTGCTCCAGAGCGGCATCAAGCCGGGCGACAGCAAGAACTATCTCTATACGCATGAGATCGCCCGTTCGAAGAAAGACCTGACGCCGGATACGTGCTGGAGCCAGGCCGCCATCGAGGCCGCCGCCAAGAAGTAA
- a CDS encoding ABC transporter permease, whose product MAVVLFVGFAVALDGFTAPANLLNIVRSVSVLGILAAGMGIVVIGRGIDLSMVSIMVVTVAIQLQLLQAGWSLWSASALVAAITIGLGAMNGFMVAYAGVSALFATLASSAFVFGFVRSQILSQDVIYIPETAETLLWLGKARILGLPLDVVVFLAVVAVALVLLRWSRPGRFLYLMGDNFQAARTMGIPVRPLIVASFVASALLAWLAGMASAVSLQSMNTRLVNSALLYDVVLVVVIGGIGLSGGKGGMRNVVVGALLIGILLNGMTILNLPNIHQNLIKALILLGAIILDGQLNPRDEQTSQQGDI is encoded by the coding sequence ATGGCGGTGGTGCTGTTCGTCGGTTTCGCCGTGGCGCTCGATGGGTTCACCGCGCCGGCGAACCTCCTCAACATCGTGCGCAGCGTCTCCGTGCTCGGCATCCTCGCCGCCGGCATGGGCATCGTCGTCATCGGGCGCGGCATCGATCTGTCCATGGTCTCGATCATGGTGGTGACGGTCGCCATCCAGCTTCAGCTGTTGCAGGCGGGCTGGTCGCTCTGGTCGGCGAGCGCGCTCGTCGCGGCGATCACCATCGGGCTCGGCGCGATGAACGGCTTCATGGTGGCCTATGCCGGCGTCTCGGCGCTGTTCGCCACGCTGGCCTCGAGCGCCTTCGTCTTCGGCTTCGTCCGCTCGCAGATCCTCTCGCAGGACGTCATCTACATTCCCGAGACGGCCGAAACGCTGCTCTGGCTCGGCAAGGCCCGCATCCTCGGCCTGCCGCTCGACGTCGTCGTCTTCCTCGCCGTCGTGGCGGTGGCGCTGGTGCTGCTGCGCTGGTCGCGGCCGGGCCGCTTCCTCTACCTGATGGGCGACAATTTCCAGGCCGCGCGCACCATGGGCATCCCGGTGCGCCCGCTGATCGTCGCCTCCTTCGTCGCAAGCGCGCTCCTTGCCTGGCTTGCCGGCATGGCGAGCGCCGTCAGCCTGCAGAGCATGAACACGCGGCTGGTCAACTCGGCCCTGCTCTACGACGTGGTGCTGGTCGTGGTGATCGGCGGCATCGGGCTTTCCGGCGGCAAGGGCGGCATGCGCAACGTGGTCGTGGGCGCGCTGCTGATCGGCATCCTGCTCAACGGCATGACCATCCTCAACCTGCCGAACATCCACCAGAATCTCATCAAGGCGCTGATCCTGCTCGGCGCGATCATCCTCGATGGGCAACTCAATCCCCGCGACGAGCAGACCAGTCAGCAGGGCGACATCTAG
- a CDS encoding carboxymuconolactone decarboxylase family protein, translating into MSTVRLWTDAEAEANPRVKAVFDDIRATRKSDFVNNVWRALANQPDTLERIWSGLKDVMVKPGALDPLVKEMLYIAVSVANGCSYCVHSHTAAAKAKGMTGDQHAELLAVIGMASQTNALLNALQLPIDPQFLVES; encoded by the coding sequence ATGAGTACCGTTCGCCTGTGGACCGACGCCGAAGCCGAAGCGAACCCGCGCGTCAAGGCGGTGTTCGACGACATCCGCGCCACCCGCAAGTCCGATTTCGTCAACAATGTGTGGCGGGCGCTCGCCAACCAGCCGGATACGCTGGAGCGCATCTGGTCCGGCCTGAAGGACGTCATGGTCAAGCCCGGCGCGCTCGATCCGCTGGTCAAGGAAATGCTCTATATCGCCGTGTCGGTCGCCAATGGCTGCAGCTATTGCGTCCATTCCCACACCGCGGCGGCCAAGGCCAAGGGCATGACCGGGGACCAGCACGCCGAGCTTCTGGCGGTGATCGGCATGGCTTCGCAGACCAATGCCCTGCTCAACGCGCTGCAACTGCCGATCGATCCGCAGTTCCTGGTCGAGAGCTGA
- a CDS encoding BMP family protein, whose translation MQSNFGISRRRLIQAAGASALVAAAGLPSRLFAAEPIKVAAVFTVPVEQQWVSRIHKAANAAKDRGEIEYVYSENTANNDYERVMREYCEAGHKLILGEVFGVEDAARAVARDYPDVAFLMGSSFKPDPDLPNFSVFDNYIQDASYLSGLVAGALTKSKNIGMVGGYPIPEVNRLMNAFMAGVKEVAPDTRFQVAFIGSWFDPPKAKETAFAQIDGGADLLYAERFGVSDAAKEKKVLAIGNVIDTQADYPDTVAASALWHFEPTLDKAIAEVKAGTFKADDYGVYSFMKNGGCSLAPLGTFEGKVPGEIKAKIAEKEKAIKDGSFTVAVDDSEPKSS comes from the coding sequence ATGCAAAGCAATTTCGGCATTTCCAGACGCCGGCTGATCCAGGCCGCCGGCGCATCCGCGCTCGTGGCGGCGGCGGGCTTGCCAAGCCGCCTCTTCGCGGCCGAGCCGATCAAGGTCGCGGCGGTCTTTACCGTTCCGGTCGAGCAGCAATGGGTGAGCCGCATCCACAAGGCCGCAAATGCCGCCAAGGACCGCGGCGAGATCGAATATGTCTATTCGGAAAACACCGCCAACAACGATTATGAACGCGTCATGCGCGAATATTGCGAGGCCGGGCACAAACTCATCCTCGGCGAGGTCTTCGGCGTCGAGGATGCCGCGCGCGCCGTCGCCCGTGACTATCCCGACGTCGCCTTCCTGATGGGTTCGAGCTTCAAGCCCGATCCGGACCTGCCGAACTTTTCAGTCTTCGACAACTATATCCAGGACGCCTCCTATCTTTCCGGCCTCGTCGCCGGCGCGCTGACCAAGTCGAAGAACATCGGCATGGTCGGCGGCTACCCGATCCCCGAGGTTAACCGCCTGATGAACGCCTTCATGGCGGGCGTGAAGGAAGTGGCGCCCGACACCAGGTTCCAGGTCGCCTTCATCGGCTCGTGGTTCGATCCGCCCAAGGCCAAGGAAACCGCTTTCGCCCAGATCGACGGCGGCGCCGACCTGCTCTATGCCGAGCGCTTCGGCGTATCCGACGCGGCCAAGGAGAAGAAGGTGCTTGCCATCGGCAACGTCATCGACACGCAGGCCGACTATCCCGATACCGTCGCCGCCTCGGCGCTGTGGCACTTCGAGCCGACCCTCGACAAGGCGATCGCCGAAGTGAAGGCCGGCACCTTCAAGGCCGACGACTACGGCGTCTATTCCTTCATGAAGAACGGCGGCTGTTCGCTCGCGCCGCTCGGCACCTTCGAAGGCAAGGTTCCGGGCGAGATCAAGGCGAAGATCGCGGAGAAGGAAAAGGCGATCAAGGACGGTTCCTTCACCGTCGCGGTCGACGACAGCGAGCCGAAATCCAGCTAA
- a CDS encoding LysR family transcriptional regulator, with protein MDERLLKSFVTTAQLGSVTSAAERLNLTQPALSRQIQRLEQELGLTLFQRSGRNLRLSVQGDRLLIDAQAVLAASKRLHDAVAEMREGECGLLRVGACSQVIERHMSEVLPAWKQDNPNIDIRLEEGGGAELARRLDDNELHLAINARHFARPDRFSRVDIGAMRVRAFSLPSVFACETRTITLAQLCRQPLLLLNRRHFTRELLETACQAESCLAQPTLESSSPHTLLAIARSSGGVAVVPHLGTGPVEGLVAYDILHRGKPLDFEMSAIWPSSVPLPGYGQRFIAYLRDRLLPSA; from the coding sequence ATGGACGAGCGGCTGTTGAAAAGTTTCGTGACGACCGCCCAGCTCGGCAGTGTCACCTCGGCGGCCGAGCGGCTGAACCTCACCCAGCCCGCATTGTCGCGGCAGATCCAGCGGCTCGAGCAGGAGCTCGGGCTGACGCTCTTCCAGCGCAGCGGCCGCAACCTGCGCCTCTCGGTGCAGGGCGACCGGCTGCTGATCGACGCGCAGGCCGTCCTTGCCGCCAGCAAGCGCCTCCATGACGCGGTCGCCGAGATGCGCGAGGGCGAATGCGGCCTGCTGCGCGTCGGCGCCTGCTCCCAGGTGATCGAGCGCCATATGAGCGAGGTGTTGCCCGCCTGGAAGCAGGACAATCCCAATATCGACATAAGGCTGGAGGAAGGCGGCGGTGCGGAGCTTGCCCGCCGGCTCGACGACAACGAGCTGCATCTGGCGATCAACGCCCGCCATTTCGCGCGGCCCGACCGCTTCAGCCGCGTCGATATCGGCGCGATGCGCGTGCGCGCCTTCTCGCTCCCCTCGGTCTTCGCCTGTGAGACCCGGACCATCACCCTGGCGCAGCTCTGCCGCCAGCCGCTGCTGCTGCTCAATCGAAGGCATTTCACCCGCGAGCTGCTCGAAACCGCCTGCCAGGCGGAAAGCTGCCTCGCGCAGCCGACGCTGGAATCCTCCTCGCCCCATACGCTGCTGGCGATTGCCCGCAGCAGCGGCGGCGTCGCGGTCGTGCCCCATCTCGGCACCGGCCCCGTGGAAGGGCTGGTCGCCTACGACATCCTGCACCGCGGCAAGCCGCTCGACTTCGAGATGTCGGCGATCTGGCCGTCCTCGGTGCCGCTCCCCGGCTACGGCCAGCGCTTCATCGCCTATCTGCGCGACCGGCTCCTGCCTTCCGCCTGA
- a CDS encoding ABC transporter permease — protein sequence MTLRERLTRLRYNKVPDHLLGEILSKSWADNLVPFAFLVVVVAAFGILLPGFFAPSSLLDTTRQLGEFLIVVLGLTVVIIGGGIDLSVGSIFALGAFATLAVIYIAEGPVWLAFLAALGAGALFGALNGFLVGYLRLRAFLTTLVTLIIGRSIYDILITTWGARIQSSPVFNDTFDHIGMGAVWGQPISALIALAFALIAHLVMSRSRIGWHFTAVGGARRSAFNVGINVRRTIFLTYVISGAACGLAGFLFAARLSGVGPGTGLGLELAALTAAVVGGNSLGGGRGSIAKGLMGAIVVLLITNGLIRMGAGTGTSQLIVGLLLAAAIVLDVRWLKNRHKVLSEVYVAPLHHAMQPAQSALPGSGTAYALNDALASAEPIALGTVEGPEDVILDADDNLYAGTRHGEIVRWFAPDYTRSEVFAHIGGFPLGLAMARDGQIVSCVGAMGLYGVAKDGGVRELSTETRRSLFSVVDDARLRDPNDCDIGPDGRIWFTDSTTRYDAHDWALDSIESRPTGRLLVHDPKTGRTRTVLKNLRYANGVCLSHDGQSLLIAESWACSVHRYWIAGPKEGQLETMIRDMPGYPDNINRASDGTYWMAWLGMRTPSFDLALRHPAMRKRMTRNLPQDDWLFPNINTGGVVKFDETGAIVATLGDLGGAAHPMVTSMREHKGWLYIGGILNNRIGRIRLPDADPDWTSWNSYWGDRA from the coding sequence ATGACGCTTCGTGAAAGACTGACCCGCCTGCGCTACAACAAGGTGCCCGATCACCTGCTGGGTGAAATCCTGTCGAAGAGCTGGGCCGACAATCTCGTGCCCTTCGCCTTCCTCGTCGTGGTGGTGGCCGCCTTCGGCATTCTCCTGCCGGGCTTCTTCGCGCCGTCGAGCCTCCTCGACACCACCCGCCAGCTCGGCGAGTTCCTGATCGTCGTGCTCGGCCTCACGGTCGTCATCATCGGCGGCGGCATCGATCTTTCCGTCGGCTCCATCTTCGCGTTGGGCGCGTTCGCGACCCTCGCCGTCATCTATATCGCCGAGGGGCCGGTGTGGCTGGCCTTCCTCGCCGCGCTCGGGGCCGGCGCGCTGTTCGGCGCGCTCAACGGCTTTCTCGTCGGCTATCTGCGCCTGCGCGCCTTCCTGACCACGTTGGTCACGCTCATCATCGGCCGCTCGATCTACGACATCCTGATCACCACATGGGGCGCCCGCATCCAGAGCTCGCCGGTATTCAACGACACGTTCGACCATATCGGCATGGGCGCGGTCTGGGGCCAGCCGATCAGCGCGCTGATCGCGCTCGCCTTCGCGCTGATCGCCCATCTGGTGATGAGCCGGTCCCGCATCGGCTGGCACTTTACCGCCGTCGGCGGCGCGCGCCGTTCGGCCTTCAATGTCGGCATCAACGTGCGCCGCACGATCTTCCTCACCTATGTCATCTCGGGGGCTGCCTGCGGCCTCGCCGGCTTCCTCTTCGCCGCGCGCCTTTCGGGCGTCGGCCCGGGAACGGGGCTCGGTCTGGAGCTTGCCGCCCTCACCGCCGCCGTCGTCGGCGGCAACAGCCTTGGCGGCGGGCGCGGCTCCATCGCCAAGGGGCTGATGGGCGCCATCGTCGTGCTGCTCATCACCAACGGCCTCATCCGCATGGGCGCGGGCACCGGCACCAGCCAGCTCATCGTCGGGCTGCTGCTGGCGGCCGCCATCGTTCTCGACGTGCGCTGGCTGAAGAACCGTCACAAGGTGCTGTCGGAAGTCTATGTCGCCCCGCTGCACCATGCCATGCAGCCCGCCCAGTCGGCGCTGCCGGGTTCCGGCACGGCCTATGCGCTGAACGATGCGCTGGCCTCGGCCGAGCCCATCGCGCTCGGCACGGTGGAGGGGCCCGAGGACGTGATCCTCGACGCCGACGACAATCTCTATGCCGGCACGCGCCATGGCGAGATCGTGCGCTGGTTCGCGCCGGACTATACCCGTTCCGAAGTGTTCGCCCATATCGGCGGCTTTCCGCTCGGCCTCGCCATGGCCCGCGACGGGCAGATCGTCTCCTGCGTCGGCGCCATGGGCCTTTACGGCGTGGCGAAGGACGGCGGGGTGCGCGAGCTTTCCACCGAAACGCGGCGCTCGCTCTTCTCTGTCGTCGACGATGCGCGCCTGCGCGATCCGAACGACTGCGACATCGGCCCGGACGGGCGCATCTGGTTCACCGATTCCACCACGCGCTACGATGCCCATGACTGGGCGCTGGATTCCATCGAGAGCCGGCCGACCGGCCGCCTCCTTGTCCATGACCCGAAGACCGGCAGGACGCGCACGGTGCTGAAGAACCTGCGCTATGCCAACGGCGTCTGCCTCTCCCATGACGGCCAGTCGCTGCTGATCGCCGAAAGCTGGGCCTGCTCGGTGCACCGCTACTGGATCGCCGGGCCGAAGGAAGGCCAGCTCGAAACGATGATCCGCGACATGCCCGGCTATCCCGACAACATCAACCGCGCCTCGGACGGCACCTACTGGATGGCATGGCTCGGCATGCGCACGCCGAGCTTCGACCTGGCGCTCCGCCACCCCGCCATGCGCAAGCGCATGACACGCAACCTGCCGCAGGACGACTGGCTCTTCCCGAACATCAACACCGGCGGCGTTGTGAAGTTCGACGAGACGGGCGCCATCGTCGCGACCCTCGGCGATCTCGGCGGCGCGGCTCATCCGATGGTCACGTCCATGCGCGAGCACAAGGGCTGGCTGTATATCGGCGGCATCCTCAACAACCGCATCGGCCGCATTCGCCTGCCAGATGCCGATCCGGACTGGACGAGCTGGAATTCCTACTGGGGAGACAGGGCATGA
- a CDS encoding quinone oxidoreductase family protein produces the protein MAAIKAGAVIARQPGGPDVLEWTELAVETPGPGEVLIRQEAAGLNFIDTYYRSGLYPWPGDVLVPGAEAAGTVVALGPGVETLSVGQRVAYLERTGAYREMRVMPADRLIMLPDGIDAALAASVLLKGLTAQVLVSTAAPVLAGQTVLVHAAAGGVGLLLGQWIAALGARAIGTAGSREKAELALAHGYDAVIEYRREDFAARVAELTGGALCHTVFDAVGKDTWRGSLACLRPHGRFVSFGQASGPIEGFRISDLAAGSRSAIRPVVFDYLTSAEERRERSAELFTRLVSGSLRAGAASSLPLRAAVEAHRALEGRATTGSTILTMDGFSA, from the coding sequence ATGGCCGCGATCAAGGCAGGCGCGGTCATCGCGCGCCAACCCGGCGGGCCGGATGTCCTGGAATGGACGGAGCTTGCGGTGGAAACGCCCGGCCCCGGCGAGGTGCTGATCCGCCAGGAAGCGGCGGGGCTCAACTTCATCGACACCTATTACCGCTCCGGGCTCTATCCCTGGCCGGGCGACGTGCTCGTGCCGGGCGCGGAGGCGGCGGGCACGGTGGTCGCGCTCGGCCCAGGCGTCGAGACGCTTTCGGTCGGCCAGCGCGTCGCCTATCTGGAGCGCACCGGCGCTTATCGCGAGATGCGGGTCATGCCCGCCGACAGGCTGATCATGCTGCCGGACGGGATCGACGCGGCGCTGGCCGCCTCGGTCCTGCTCAAGGGACTGACGGCGCAGGTGCTGGTGTCCACCGCCGCGCCCGTTCTGGCGGGGCAGACGGTGCTCGTCCACGCCGCCGCCGGCGGGGTCGGGCTGCTGCTCGGGCAGTGGATCGCCGCCCTCGGCGCGCGTGCCATCGGCACCGCCGGATCGCGGGAAAAGGCCGAACTGGCCTTGGCGCACGGATATGACGCCGTGATCGAATACCGCCGCGAGGACTTTGCCGCCCGCGTGGCGGAGCTGACTGGCGGCGCCCTGTGCCACACGGTCTTCGACGCGGTGGGCAAGGATACCTGGCGCGGCTCGCTCGCCTGTCTGCGCCCGCACGGCCGTTTCGTGAGCTTCGGCCAGGCATCCGGGCCGATCGAGGGCTTCCGCATTTCCGATCTGGCGGCGGGGTCCAGGTCGGCCATCCGGCCCGTCGTCTTCGATTATCTGACGAGCGCCGAGGAACGACGCGAGCGCAGCGCGGAGCTGTTCACGCGCCTCGTCTCGGGAAGCCTTCGCGCCGGTGCGGCGTCCAGCCTGCCGCTGCGCGCGGCGGTGGAAGCGCATCGCGCGCTCGAAGGGCGCGCGACGACCGGATCGACGATCTTGACGATGGATGGATTTTCCGCGTGA